The window GCAGAGTCAAGCTTCCTACCGCCATGGATCCTAACCTCGCAAACAACCCCCAATTGATTCAATTCCTCAGCGTAAGTCTACTTTACTCTTGTTCATTTAAATCTAAATAGTTTCATCATATTCTCTGCTTGAGTAAGTTAGAACTATGAACTAGTTAGTAGCTGTCTTCATTTCATGACTGAATCGATTCATGAGATGTGTTTTGAAatgagtgtgtgtgtgtgtttcttgtggggaacaacaacagcaagagaAAGAAAGGGCAATGGCGAACGAAGTGGTGGCGAAGATAACAAGCTCGTGCTGGGACAAATGTGTGGACAAGCCAGGAAGCAAGTTCAGCTCCAGCGAGACTTCTTGCCTTAGTAACTGCGCCCTACGATACATGGACATGACTATGCTCATCATGAAACGCTTTCAGCAGCAGTGATTTTCATTATCATCATGATCATGATGATGTTACTTTACTTCTTtcccttttatttattttgaaaatcgtttttttttttcctttttctcatGGCAACTGGTGTTGAACCCCGGCAATAATATTATTTCTCTTGGATGAATTGTTGTGGGATTAGTTTATGGTAATGTGAATGAGATTTTTATTTGATGGACTAATGAATCAGTGTGGAATGTTCAGCTTATTAAGATTATGGTGAAGCGGGCACATCGTTGGATATATTGTTTCCATTTTCACCATAATCTCAATGTGTCAGCAAAGTTGAAACCAGCTCTAAACAACTTATTCTATTCGTTTCTTTCAGTGTTATAAGCTGGGTAAACTGATTGGATTATAAGAGGATTTATATATTCTGTAATCCATTTGTGAGCATTGGGTTCAGTTATagggagaagaaagaagaaccaTCAGTAACAAGGGCTGAATGAGACCACCCAATGTGAACTTGTGTAAGAAATCagaatatctatactatactaaaaggggatataagccatggagagggtgtccacataagatagaaaaatcaaccaatcagagaatccgaaattgccatgtcatctcatttatttttcgtaaaaaataaaaaaaacaatgcgaatgtgagaatcgaacccgggttggtatgatatatatataggacagttaccactaagccattgacactttcttggacacatataaagaaccactaagtatataatcacaaacttttatgtacatttacaataatatgaattcaactttcaagactccgatactttgttttgtaaaaaaaaaaaaagtaagtggctaagttaatatattcttagaaagtgtgaaaacgttgacaaatatgaaaaatcatagatttttgttttcgtgacaaagttaag of the Brassica rapa cultivar Chiifu-401-42 chromosome A03, CAAS_Brap_v3.01, whole genome shotgun sequence genome contains:
- the LOC103857269 gene encoding mitochondrial import inner membrane translocase subunit TIM8, coding for MDPNLANNPQLIQFLSQEKERAMANEVVAKITSSCWDKCVDKPGSKFSSSETSCLSNCALRYMDMTMLIMKRFQQQ